In the genome of Streptomyces aquilus, the window CCATGGAAGCCTTGAAGGCTTCCAGGAAGCTCTGTTCGACCGTTGTCGCGCGCGTGTAGGCAGCGGAAAGGATGTAGGGACTGCTGCAGGGTTGGGTGACCCTGATCTGGCTCGCTGAGGGGCGGGCTGGAAGGATGTCGCAATGCCCAAGCCGTATCCGAAGGAGTTCCGCGAGGACGTCGTGCGGGTCGCGCGCAACCGCGAGCCCGGCGTCACCCTGGAGCAAGTCGCCGCTGATTTCGGCGTCCACCCGGCCTCATTGACGAAGTGGATCCGACGCGCGGCGGCTGAGGAACGCGGCGAGCCGGGCCCGGCCGCCGGTCCTGGCTCCGCAAGGAGTGAGTTGGCTGAGCTGGCCGAGGCCCGCAAGCGGATCAGGCTGCTGGAGCAGGAGAACGAGGTACTGCGCCGGGCCGCGGCGTATCTGTCGCAGGCGAATCTGCCGGCAAAATGATGTACCCGCTCGTCCGCGAGCTGGCCGCCGCCGTCGCCCCTCGTCGTGTGCCGGTGGCGGTGACGTGCCGGGTGCTCGGGCTGGCCCGTCAGCCCTACTACCGGTGGCTGAGGTCCCCGGTCACCGACACCGAACTGACCGAGGCCTACCGGGCCAACGCCCTGTTCAACGCGCACCGCGACGACCCGGAGTTCGGCCACCGCTTCCTCGTCGACGAGGCCCGCGCCGCAGGCGAGGCGATGGCTGAGCGGACCGCCTGGCGGATCTGCCGGGACAACCGCTGGTGGAGCGTGTTCGGCAAGCGCAAGGGCCGCGGCAAGAACGCCAAGGCGGGGCCGCCGGTTCACAACGACCGGGTGCAGCGCGACTTCACCGCCCAGGCGCCGAACCGACTGTGGCTGACCGACATCACCGAGCACCCCACCGGCGAGGGCAAGCTGTATCTCTGTGCGGTCAAGGACGTGTTCTCGGGCCGCATCGTGGGCTACTCCATCGACGCAAGGATGAAGTCCCGCCTCGCGGTGACCGCGCTGGAGTCTGCCATCGCCCGCCGCGGCCAGGTCGCCGGATGCATCGTGCATTCGGATCGTGGATCGCAGTTCCGTTCACGGAAATTCGTCGCCGTTCTCACCCACCACGGCATGGCCGGCTCGATGGGAAAGGTCGGGGCAGCCGGCGACAACGCGGCGATGGAGAGCTTCTTCGCGCTGCTGCAGAAGAACGTCCTGGATCGCCAAGTCTGGTCCATTCGACAGGAGTTGCGGATCGCGATCGTGACCTGGATCGAGCGCAATTACCACCGCCGTCGACGCCAAAGACGCCTGGCCCGTTTGACCCCCATCGAGTACGAGACCATCATGACCCCACCCGCAGCCCTGGCTGCATAAATCCCGCTGTCACCTGATCACGCAGCAGTCCCTATGGCGGTAGACGAAGCTGCTGAGGGCGACGAAGTGAACCAGCCACCAGTCAGGCTGAGAGCGGAAGCACAGAAGAGGCGTCGGAAGTCGGCGTTGTCGCGCAGGAGCGCGACGAGACTTGCGTGAGGGCGGCGTCGAGCGAAGAGCACCAGTGACTCCAGCAGTGTGACGTCCCGAACGATGACCGGGACGAACGACCGGAATGACGTCGTTTGTGTCCCGCGGCCTACGGAGGGCCACGGAACGATCGCTGGTCAATCACAGAGGTGATGCATGACAGGCATCGTACGGGCCACGGCATCATCACATCTCCCGCGCTCCCGAAGGACAGCGAGCTGGAGGCGTCTCTGCGAGGGAAACACCTGCTTGCCGTCGTACGACGCCTACGTCGGCTGCGCTGGCCGTGCAATTGGCTGCTGTAGCGAGGCGCGCCACCCACGCGGTTACGTCCGGAGGCCATTCGGCGCATCGCCTGCACTCCTTCCCGGCGGTCCGCATCTTGGTCTCGCACCAGCCCCGCTGTGCCGTACCTCCTGAAGGTGAGGTGGCGCTCCCGCCATCGTTGACGTGCCTCCCTCATCAGTTCGGGATCCGCGAGCGGCACGTCGCCTACCTTCGGCAGAGCCCAGGCAGCGGCGAAGAGATCACGCACAGGAAACAGGTTTTCCCCTGGTGGGGGAGCAGATCCTGAGGGCGCGGTTTTGCGGATCCGGTAAGCCGCTTGCTTGCATGCGTTGCCGCAGTAGCGGCGAGGTCGGCCTGTCGCGGTCGGCTCCAGCATCGGCTTGCGGCAGTGTGCGCACCGAGGCACGCGGTCCTGTGCCTCCATTGCTGCGCGCATCATGAGCGAATGCCGTGGACCGTGCTCTGCTGCGTAATCTTCACGCAAGCCCTCTACCGCAGATGAGGTGCGCAGCTGCTGCAGAATGGTGCCCAGCACCATGTCGAGTCGCTGGTCGACTTCTCTCGTCGCGGTGATCGCCAGAGACAGCTGAGTACGGCTGGCCCCGCCCACGTAGGCGAGCAAGATCTCCCTGTCGCACGGATGCAGTTCGTTCAGCGCCCGATCCAGCCACCGTTCGTCCGCATGACGCGACGTCGGATCACGGAAGGTCGACGGCCGGCTCATCGCTGTTCTCCTTCCGAGGCCGAACCCGATGGAGCACCGGTCAACACCCCCTGGGCTTTGCGGCTCGGCAGCAGTGCAACCAGGGTGCGGCCCGTGACTTCCAGGGTCGAGACCAAGTCGGCCCCGTTCAGGCGCCGTACGACCATGACTGCGATGACACCGAAGACCACAATAGCCGCGATGACCGGCACGAGGGCTGCCAGCACGATCAGGGTGCTGGTATGGAGGAGCTGAGTAGGGAACACGATGAGAGCCTCCGGCCCTGAAAATGACGAAAGGCCCCCAGCGTGAAGCTGGGAGCCCGGATGAGTTGAGGAAAGCGAAAAGCCCGCCAGTAGGCGGGCTCGAAGCTTGACTAGGGCACAAGAATGCCCGACGTCAACCAATGTTACACATGATCAGGCAGGCATGAAACGTGCAGGTCAGATCGCCGGCCGGTGCTACTCGCCGCTTTCGTAACACAGCTCGATCGCCCAACTGTGCATCGTTGCACTGGTGGGGAAGCGGTGACACGACTACGGTGCTGCCCCCCCCTGTGCCAGCAGTCCGCGACGTCCTCTGTCGGCGCGTCCTTCCTCGGCTGCAGCGGCGGGGCCTGGACGTCGGCGCGCCTTGGGGCGTTGGAGATGAACGAGCCGAGCCCGAGCAGCTTCGCCGTCGACGTCCTCGCGGTGCTGACGACCCACGCGAAGGTGCCCCTCCCGGGTGTGGAACTGGCATGGTCGAAGGGACGGACCCGGCGCGCTCCATCGGGCGGATCTGGCGTCTCCACGAAGAGGATCTCGGGCAGCACTTTGATGAACCATGGCGTGAGCTCGGGGAGTGCAGTTGCCAGCGCGTCGGAGCGCAACCTGACGGTGGGGACCACCTCGAAGTGCATGGGCCGACTGGTGTAGAGGTCGATCATGTGACGGAGGACCTTCACGAACGACTGCCCCGCCGTCATCCACACCTCAGTGAGCTTGAGGGCGGAGGCCAGAGTCAGCCGAACCCGGTCAGTGCCGTTGATGGGGGCGCGCATGGGGACGGTGAAGCCGTAGCCAGCGGCATACGGCGCCTGGACGCCGATGCGCGGCAGTGAGTGGAAGATGGCGTCGGCGTCCTGGCCGCGCATGTCGAACTGGTACTGGACGATGTCCCATTGCGGCTACTCGCCGCGGGCGAGCCACATATGGGCGATCGCGTCGAGGAGGCTGCGCTGATCCTGCGTGAGCTCCACGTCGAAGAGCGATTCCAAGGAAACCTCGTGGTACGAAGCAGAGGTGGCGGGCGACCATGGTGGTGCGTCCGTGTCCGACAGACCGTCAGGGCGCGTTCATCCTACCGATTCCCTCCTTCGTCACCCTTGTGTAGATCCTTTATGCGAGCCTGCTTGTGTGAGAACGACCTCTGAAGCCGAGGGCTTCACCGAGTCGTCAGGGCGGGTAGTGGGGGATTGCTGTGGATTTGGTCTATGTCTCTGAGCGCAAAATCTACGGGCGGCTTGGTATCCGGCCTGTCTCCGTGCAGCAGGGTCTGCAGGCCTCGTTGAAGGTTCCGCCGTTGATCGAGGTGTCGGGAAGCCGGAGCTGGGATGAGGCGGCTGAGCCAATCGCCGGGCACGCGTTAGTGGAGAAGGCCCGGAGCAGCATCGAGCGGCGGTTCAGCCCGGTGCCGTTTACGACCCGAAACTTGCAGGTGAATCAGTGGGTCAGTTTCGATCTGGACATGGCTCAAGTAGCCGTTCACGAAGACAGTGGCACACCGCCCGAGGACGTTGCTTTGTTCGTCGGGCAGGTTCCTGCGGGGACGGCTGGCCAGCCGCGCGACCTGGGGCTCATGTTGTGCGGCTCGGTGCAGCATCTGCGTACGCAGGTGTGCGGGCGAGGCCGGATGGGCTCGGATACCACGTGGCTGCACGATCTGATTCTCGAGGTTGAGCGTCGTGAGGACCGCGGACTGAACGTGATTCCCGAGTTCCTCAATGATCTGATGCCCCATCGCCGCAGCGAAGTGCTCATCGAAGACGCCGCGTTCGGGGTGCACGGCTGGATTCAGCGAGAGCACCCGCCGTCTACTCGGGGACGTCTGCGAGGGCATGCCATTGTGTTGATGGACATTGATCGTCCGCGGTGGGTTCACCGGCTGGTGGTGGCGACCCCTTTGTATGTGGAGGCCGTGCACGAGCCGACGTCACAGGCGCGAAGGCGGATTCTTCCCAAGATGCGCAGGCGGGCTCGTACGCCCTGATGTTCATCAGCGTTCGTTGACAGTCGGCGAGGTGGGCATCAGGTCCGCGCGTGCCTGGCTCTTGATGCTCGCGATGAGGGACTGCAGTTCCTGCCACTGCTGCCAGCACCCCTGTTCGGGCCGGGATGATGCCGGGGCGTCGTCGGACTCGGTCGGCAGCATGGTCAGCCGTATGTGTGCGACGAACTGTGCGTAAGGACCCTGCAGCTCGCGAATCTTCCGCAGCACCTCCGGACTCCAGTAGAACGCGGCTGCGGCTGTGCTGGTTGGCGGTGAGACGACTTCCCAGGGTCGGACGCTGATGAGTGCTTCGGCTTTGTCCCGCATCGGCTGCTTGTCCGACACGGCCCCAAAGTAAATCTCGTCGAGGGTCTGGCCCAGGCGGTGAAGCCAGATACCGAGTGCTTCATAGCTGTCTTTCAGCTCCTCACGCGACCTCCTGTGCGCGTCGGTCTGCCGCTGAATATCTTGTTGGTGTTCGAAGAGCCGACGGCTGTTCTCGAAGTGCCGGTCTATCAGATCGATGTGGTGCGCTGTTCCGCGAGCTGCGACGATGTAGCCGAGACGGGTGCCGATCGCCAGGGCGAAGAACACGGTGATGAGGTTGGCTACAAAAGAAATGGAGTTATCTGTCACTCCGCCAGTGTCCACAGCACCTGCAGCGTGCGCAGGACAACAGCCAAGAGCAAGCGGCCGGGATGATCGCGGAGCGGATCGTGCCGAGAGAACCAGGCGGGTTCACGCCGCTCGCCACCTGCGGCCGGCAAGGAGGTCAGGTCTCACAACGCATGGCGCCGCGTCGATGCTGGGGCCGTGGTTGCGCTCACCGGCGAGGAATTCCCAGAGCCACTGCGGGCGCGGCGGCGCCGTTGCTGACAGGTCCTCAACGACGCAGTCATGGCCGAGTGAGCTCCTTCCCACAGGTGCCCGGACGCTGCGGAGCGCCTGGCCGATGTGTTGCTCGCCGCGGCCGGTAGTAGTCGGGCTGTGGCTTGTGGTCAGAGGAGGGGGTGGACCTTTCCTTGACGAAGGCGGCGGTATGGGCGAGGCCGTTGTCGGGCCATCCCATGGGTTACGGCCCATGACGAGAGATTGAGTGGCTCCTTGCCGTGGATGAGCGGGCTGCCCCTGCTGCACTTGGGGAGCAGGTGTTAGCTCGGGGGTGAGGCGTGTTCGGCTGCGTCGAGGAGGAGGTGCCAGGGGTACTCCTTGGGTTTGCCTTGGCCTGGCTGGTTGGGGATGAAGCCGTCCTTGCCGTACAGGACCCCAACGCCCATCGCGCGAAGCTCGGCGACGCTGCGTTCGAACCCGTGATGCTGTACGTATGCAGCGTTGACGCAGGGCATGGTCACGGTCGGAATGTTCTTGCCGATGGCTTCGGCGGCGACGCCCACCACGAAGTCGTGGGTGAGGCCGAGCGCCCATGAGTTGATCGTGTTGAAGGTGGCCGGCGCGACCGCGATCACGTCCGCTGTCGGCCACACGTCCGGTTCGCCGGGCAGCTTGTACTCGCTGCGCACGGGATGCCCGGTCAAGCGCTCCAGCTCGGCGAGTTGCGGGGCCAGCCAGCGTGCGGCGGTGGGGGTGAGACCGAGGCACACGTCGAAGCCGCGCTCGTGCGCGTTGTGGATCACCTGCGCGACGTCGAAGACGGGAGGGGCGGCGCTGCCGAACAGGTAGAGCACACGAGTCGTCGTCATGGCTCTATACGACCACATGCAACGGTGCCCGCCCGGAGGGGAGTCGGGCGCGGGTAGTGTTCCCAGTGGGTGCTTTGAACGGAGAGCAGAATGCCCACACCGGACGAGAACCACACGGGCGCACGGATCAGGGAGCAGCGCAGGCTGGCCCGGCTCACGCAGCGGCAGTTCGCTGCCCGGTTGCCCTACTCCTACAGCTACCTCACCCAGGTGGAGTGCGGTGCGCGCCCGGCGACGGCCGACTTTGTGGCGGCGTGTGCGAAGACGCTCAACATTGACGTGACCGTGCTGACCGGCCAGCCGTACGTGACGCAGCTCCAGCGGGACCGGCTGGCCGAACTCGTGCGGCCGATCCGTGAAGCTCTCGACCTGTATGACCTCGGCCCGAACCCGGACGTGACTGCACGGCCGGCCGGCCAGCTCGTCGCCGGTGCGGACCAACTGTGCGCACAGGTCCGTGCCGCGCACTTGCGGACGGCTGCCCGCGCTCTTCCGGGCATCATTGCCGAGCTGACGCACACGGCGTGGTCGACGCCTTCGACCGCGTTGTGGCAGGCCCTTGCCTCGTGCTACCGCACCGCGCACGACATCAGTGTGAAGCTCGGCTACTACGACCTGTCGGCTGTTGCCCTGGACCGGATGGATTGGGCGGCGCAACGGGCCTCCGACCCCTGCCTGGCCGCGGTGCGCCAGTACATGCGGGCCCTGGTCTACTTCCGCGAGGGCGAGTACCGGATCGGCCAGAGGCTGATCGCTTCTGGCCAGAGCGTGGTGGGCCAGGACGGCACGACCCGCGAGGCGTTGGCCGTCACAGGACAGCTGCACCTGGGTGCCTCAGTGATCTCCGCACGTGCTGAAGACGCCGCCGCCGTCCAGGTCCACATCGGCGAGGCGCGCCGCATCGCGGGAAAGCTCGGTGACGCCGGCGAGATCCACTGGCTCAGCTTCGGCCCGACCAACGTGGACCTGCACGAGATGTCCGCGGCCGTGGAGATGCACGCCTACGACGACGCCCTCACCAAAGCCCACAAGATCGGAAAGAAGCTGCCGCCGCAGCTGGCTACTTCCCGGCGAGCTCATTTCCTGATCGACCAGGCACGCACCCAGATGGAGACGGGACACGCCGACGGCGCGCTGATGTCGCTGCTTGAAGCCCGTCGCGTTGCTCCGGAGCAGACCCGCTATCACCCGGCGGCGAGGGAGACTATCACCGGCCTGGTGCACCTGTCCCGCCGGACCCCGGACAGCCTCAACCACATGGCTGCCTGGATCGGCCTGTAAAGCGCTCTCGCATCTCTCACAAAACAGTGAGAGTTCTGCCCCTCGCACCGCGCCACGCTGTTCTCATTCCTGGTCAACGATCAGGCGGTGTGAGCACGGTGACACCTGCTCAGACTCTCAATGCAGCGTCGGCCCGTGCTTCCACCGAGGCCGTGATGGGGTGCGCCCCGACAGCCGCGCAAGCGGCTTGGGGGACTGGCCTATCTGAGTGGGTGTTCTGCGAGTCGTCGTGTCTGGTTGTCCGGTTTGAGGGGTTGCGGTTGACGGCTTCTGCGGTGTGCTGGAGACGTGGCTGAGCGGCAGCCGTACCCGAGTGATCTGTCGGATGAGGCATGGGAGTTGATCCGGCCGGTCATCACGGCCTGGAAGGGACAGCACCGCTCGGTCAGCGGTCATCAGGGCCGATACGAGATGCGGGAGATCGTGAACGCGATCCTGTATCAGGCCCGGGTCGGCTGCCAGTGGCGTTACCTGCCGCACGACTTCCCGCCGTACACCGCGGTGTACTACTACTTCGGGCTGTGGCGCGATGACGGCACCGACCAGACCATCCACGATCTGCTGCGCTGGCAGGTCCGCGAGTCGAAGGGCCGGCGCGAGGACCCGTCCGCGGTCGTCATGGACTCCCAGACCGTGCACGCCTCGGTCAACGCCCCCAAGGAGACGACCGGGCTGGACCCGGGCAAGAAGAGCCGGGGCCGCAAGCGGGGCATCGCCACCGATGTACTCGGTCTGCTCATCGCCGTGATCGTGGTCGCCGCGAGCGTGCACGACAACGCCGTCGGAATCACGCTGCTGGACAAGGTGGCCGCCGACAACCCCGGCGTGGTGAAGAGCTGGGTCGATGCCGGGTTCAAGAACGCCGTCATCGAGCACGGCAGGTCGCTGGGCATCGACGTCGAGGTGGTATCGCGTGACCCGCAGGCGAAGGGGTTCGCCCCGTCACCGAAGCGGTGGATCGTCGAGCAGACCTTCGGCACACTCATGCTGCACCGCCGCCTGGCCCGCGACTACGAGACCCTGCCCGCCAGTTCCGCGTCCTGGATCCGCTGGTCGATGACCGACGTCATGACCCACCGGCTCACCGCCACGACCACTCCCACCTGGCGGGACCGCCGCCGACCCGCTTCCCCCGGACCGGCATGAACGAGTGAGCGTGAGCATGCAGGAGTTCCTGGAACAGCTCGAGATCCGCGAGGCGGCCGGCCGTGACCTCGCGGACAGACTCCGCACTCAGATCGCCGAGCTCACCACCCAACTCGCGGCCGCCGAAAAGGCGTTGGAGAGACTGAGGATCACCCGGGAGACGATTCTGGAGATCGCACCAGACCTTCCCGGCGGCCTCGCTCCGCTGCCCTCGGCCTACCGTCAGATCCTCGCCCTCTTCGAAGACACCGCAGACGGACTGCGCCCCAAGGACGTCTGCATCGCCCTGGACACCGGCACCGAACCCCGGCATGTCGAAGGCGTCCGCGCGAAACTGAAACGCCTGGTCAGCCGCGGCATTCTCACCGAGCCGGAGCCCGGCCTCTTCCGGCTACCGCAACCAACGCCATCCCCGGACTGAGACCCCACGAAAGCTCACAGAACACCCACTTAGACCGTGTCCTACGTGGTGAGGCGGACGTTGATTCGTTCATGGGGCGGGGTACATGGAGTTGGATTGTTCCGGACGGGCTGTGGGAGATCGCAAAGCCACTGATCCCTCCGTCACGGGTGCGGCCGCAGGGCGGCGGAACGCAGGACACGCCTGACGAGACACTGTTCGCGGCCATCATCTACGTCCTGGTCAGCGGCTGCGCCTGGCGCCAACTGCCGCCCTGCTTCGGCATATCGAAGTCGACCGCCCACCGCCGGTTCCTGATCTGGTCGAGAGCCGGCGTCTGGGGCCGCCTGCACGAAGCCGTACTGCACCGCCTCGACGACGCCGGCCTCATCGACGTCACCCGCGTCGTCCTCGACACGGCCCACGTCAGGGCTAAAAAGGGGGCGAACACACAGGTCCGAGCCCCGTGGACCGAGGCAAACCGGGTTCCAAGATGCACGTCCTGTCGGACGCGAACGGACTGCCCCTTCTCGTCGGCATCTCAGTCGGCAACACCCACGACAGCGAAGGGCTGAAGCCCATGATCGAGGGTCACCAAACGAGACACGACCCCTGCAACGGCCGGTACTT includes:
- a CDS encoding SAVMC3_10250 family protein; this translates as MDLVYVSERKIYGRLGIRPVSVQQGLQASLKVPPLIEVSGSRSWDEAAEPIAGHALVEKARSSIERRFSPVPFTTRNLQVNQWVSFDLDMAQVAVHEDSGTPPEDVALFVGQVPAGTAGQPRDLGLMLCGSVQHLRTQVCGRGRMGSDTTWLHDLILEVERREDRGLNVIPEFLNDLMPHRRSEVLIEDAAFGVHGWIQREHPPSTRGRLRGHAIVLMDIDRPRWVHRLVVATPLYVEAVHEPTSQARRRILPKMRRRARTP
- a CDS encoding flavoprotein; translated protein: MTTTRVLYLFGSAAPPVFDVAQVIHNAHERGFDVCLGLTPTAARWLAPQLAELERLTGHPVRSEYKLPGEPDVWPTADVIAVAPATFNTINSWALGLTHDFVVGVAAEAIGKNIPTVTMPCVNAAYVQHHGFERSVAELRAMGVGVLYGKDGFIPNQPGQGKPKEYPWHLLLDAAEHASPPS
- a CDS encoding IS5 family transposase, with amino-acid sequence MAERQPYPSDLSDEAWELIRPVITAWKGQHRSVSGHQGRYEMREIVNAILYQARVGCQWRYLPHDFPPYTAVYYYFGLWRDDGTDQTIHDLLRWQVRESKGRREDPSAVVMDSQTVHASVNAPKETTGLDPGKKSRGRKRGIATDVLGLLIAVIVVAASVHDNAVGITLLDKVAADNPGVVKSWVDAGFKNAVIEHGRSLGIDVEVVSRDPQAKGFAPSPKRWIVEQTFGTLMLHRRLARDYETLPASSASWIRWSMTDVMTHRLTATTTPTWRDRRRPASPGPA
- a CDS encoding IS3 family transposase (programmed frameshift), translating into MPKPYPKEFREDVVRVARNREPGVTLEQVAADFGVHPASLTKWIRRAAAEERGEPGPAAGPGSARSELAELAEARKRIRLLEQENEVLRRAAAYLSQANLPKMMYPLVRELAAAVAPRRVPVAVTCRVLGLARQPYYRWLRSPVTDTELTEAYRANALFNAHRDDPEFGHRFLVDEARAAGEAMAERTAWRICRDNRWWSVFGKRKGRGKNAKAGPPVHNDRVQRDFTAQAPNRLWLTDITEHPTGEGKLYLCAVKDVFSGRIVGYSIDARMKSRLAVTALESAIARRGQVAGCIVHSDRGSQFRSRKFVAVLTHHGMAGSMGKVGAAGDNAAMESFFALLQKNVLDRQVWSIRQELRIAIVTWIERNYHRRRRQRRLARLTPIEYETIMTPPAALAA
- a CDS encoding helix-turn-helix domain-containing protein, whose product is MPTPDENHTGARIREQRRLARLTQRQFAARLPYSYSYLTQVECGARPATADFVAACAKTLNIDVTVLTGQPYVTQLQRDRLAELVRPIREALDLYDLGPNPDVTARPAGQLVAGADQLCAQVRAAHLRTAARALPGIIAELTHTAWSTPSTALWQALASCYRTAHDISVKLGYYDLSAVALDRMDWAAQRASDPCLAAVRQYMRALVYFREGEYRIGQRLIASGQSVVGQDGTTREALAVTGQLHLGASVISARAEDAAAVQVHIGEARRIAGKLGDAGEIHWLSFGPTNVDLHEMSAAVEMHAYDDALTKAHKIGKKLPPQLATSRRAHFLIDQARTQMETGHADGALMSLLEARRVAPEQTRYHPAARETITGLVHLSRRTPDSLNHMAAWIGL
- a CDS encoding IS5 family transposase (programmed frameshift) produces the protein MGRGTWSWIVPDGLWEIAKPLIPPSRVRPQGGGTQDTPDETLFAAIIYVLVSGCAWRQLPPCFGISKSTAHRRFLIWSRAGVWGRLHEAVLHRLDDAGLIDVTRVVLDTAHVRAKKGGEHTGPSPVDRGKPGSKMHVLSDANGLPLLVGISVGNTHDSEGLKPMIEGHQTRHDPCNGRYFKPQRLHADKAYDRADLRRWLRWKRIGVRIARKGIESSERLGRRRWVIERTMSWLSGYRRLSPRYERNPRNYLAFLGLAAAICCYKRLVRLTT